The following proteins are co-located in the Vigna angularis cultivar LongXiaoDou No.4 chromosome 2, ASM1680809v1, whole genome shotgun sequence genome:
- the LOC108327563 gene encoding uncharacterized protein LOC108327563 — translation MMEILNLITVALLLLTLVTKTESQLKPPLIPVAKAPRPLCGSQFALVNYACSRLPFRHGAPPADSPPSPDGEDGDGERHHSHSHRHNHRHGHGHRHHQTPEEDNCCRWAKEVDSQCVCELLLRLPPFLVRPVHQYTLNVGDACNITYSCGSPI, via the coding sequence ATGATGGAGATTCTCAACCTAATAACAGTGGCTCTGCTCTTGCTAACGTTAGTGACAAAGACGGAGAGCCAACTAAAACCCCCACTCATTCCTGTGGCAAAGGCTCCACGCCCACTCTGTGGATCACAATTTGCACTGGTGAACTATGCATGTTCCAGGTTGCCGTTCCGCCATGGAGCGCCACCAGCTGATTCTCCTCCATCCCCAGACGGCGAAGATGGTGACGGAGAGAGGCACCATAGTCACAGTCACAGACATAACCACAGACATGGACACGGTCACCGACACCACCAGACCCCTGAAGAAGATAACTGTTGCCGGTGGGCCAAGGAAGTGGACAGCCAATGTGTGTGTGAACTTCTGCTTCGCTTGCCACCCTTCCTTGTCCGACCTGTGCACCAGTACACACTCAACGTTGGAGACGCCTGTAACATCACCTACTCTTGTGGTTCACCAATCTGA